One window from the genome of Lysobacter helvus encodes:
- the edd gene encoding phosphogluconate dehydratase, whose translation MSLHPVVARVTARIAERSRDTRADYLARLDAAVSDHPARQHLSCGNLAHGFAAAGDDKPRLRGGSTGNIGIVTAYNDVISSHQPMETYPTLIRMAARNAGGSAQVCGGVPAMCDGVTQGRTGMELSLFSRDTIALATAVSLSHDMFDAVLCLGVCDKIVPGLLIGALSFGHLPTIFVPSGPMRRGLSNKEKAAVRQRYAEGKATREELLEAEAASYHSPGTCTFYGTANSNQVLMEAMGLHMPGTAFVNPGTPLRDALTVAATEQVLRITALGDDYRPLGRTVDERAIVNAMVALAATGGSTNHAIHLVAMARAAGLRIDWNDLDELSRITPLLVRAYPNGAADVNGFHDAGGIGFVIRELLDAGRMHADIACVHGGDLRQQTLEPYLDGTALKWREPVAQTRDPTVVRPAADPFDSEGGLRKLDGNLGRGVVKVSAVDPAHRTIEAPARVFESQDALLDAFKADQLQGDFVAVIRGQGPRANGMPELHKLTPTLSAMQDRGQRVALLTDGRMSGASGKVLAAIHVTPEAADAGPISRLRDGDRIRIDAEAGVMEARVDATEWNARTPHVANLAANRHGMGRELFALMRAQVGTAEEGGSALFIDESVHDAQRGLGVPPTARVTPSADFGLDLA comes from the coding sequence ATGTCCCTGCATCCCGTGGTCGCGCGCGTCACCGCGCGCATCGCCGAACGCAGCCGCGACACGCGCGCCGATTACCTGGCCCGCCTGGACGCCGCTGTCTCCGACCATCCAGCCCGCCAGCACCTGAGCTGCGGCAACCTCGCGCACGGATTCGCCGCGGCCGGCGACGACAAGCCGCGCCTGCGCGGCGGATCCACCGGCAACATCGGCATCGTCACCGCGTACAACGACGTGATCTCCTCGCACCAGCCGATGGAGACCTACCCGACGCTCATCCGCATGGCCGCGCGCAACGCCGGCGGCAGCGCGCAGGTGTGCGGTGGCGTGCCCGCGATGTGCGACGGCGTGACGCAGGGCCGCACCGGCATGGAGCTGTCGTTGTTCTCGCGCGACACCATCGCGCTGGCGACGGCCGTGTCGTTGTCGCATGACATGTTCGACGCCGTGCTGTGCCTGGGCGTGTGCGACAAGATCGTGCCGGGGCTGCTCATCGGCGCGTTGAGCTTCGGACACCTGCCGACGATCTTCGTGCCGTCGGGCCCGATGCGCCGCGGCTTGTCGAACAAGGAAAAGGCCGCGGTCCGCCAGCGTTACGCGGAAGGCAAGGCCACGCGCGAGGAATTGCTGGAAGCCGAAGCCGCGTCTTACCACTCGCCGGGCACGTGCACGTTCTACGGCACGGCCAATTCCAACCAGGTGCTGATGGAAGCGATGGGCCTGCACATGCCGGGCACCGCGTTCGTCAATCCCGGCACGCCGTTGCGCGATGCGCTCACGGTGGCGGCGACGGAACAGGTGCTGCGCATCACCGCGCTCGGCGACGACTATCGACCGCTGGGCCGCACCGTCGACGAACGCGCGATCGTGAACGCGATGGTGGCGCTGGCCGCGACCGGCGGTTCGACGAACCACGCGATCCATCTCGTCGCGATGGCGCGCGCCGCCGGCCTGCGCATCGACTGGAACGACCTCGACGAACTCTCGCGCATCACGCCGTTGCTGGTACGCGCGTATCCGAACGGCGCCGCCGACGTGAACGGCTTCCACGACGCGGGCGGCATCGGTTTCGTGATCCGTGAACTGCTCGACGCCGGCCGCATGCACGCCGACATCGCCTGCGTGCACGGGGGCGACCTGCGCCAGCAGACGCTCGAGCCGTACCTCGACGGCACCGCGCTGAAATGGCGCGAGCCCGTCGCGCAAACCCGCGACCCCACCGTCGTGCGCCCCGCAGCCGATCCTTTCGATTCGGAAGGCGGCCTGCGCAAGCTCGACGGCAACCTCGGGCGCGGCGTCGTCAAGGTGTCCGCCGTCGACCCCGCGCATCGCACGATCGAAGCGCCCGCGCGCGTGTTCGAATCGCAGGATGCATTGCTCGATGCGTTCAAGGCCGACCAGCTGCAGGGCGATTTCGTCGCGGTGATCCGCGGCCAGGGCCCGCGCGCGAACGGCATGCCGGAACTGCACAAGCTCACGCCCACCTTGTCTGCGATGCAGGACCGCGGGCAGCGCGTGGCGTTGCTCACCGACGGTCGCATGTCCGGCGCCTCGGGCAAGGTGCTCGCCGCGATCCATGTCACGCCGGAAGCCGCCGACGCGGGCCCGATCTCGCGCCTGCGCGACGGCGACCGCATCCGCATCGATGCCGAGGCGGGCGTGATGGAAGCCAGGGTCGACGCCACCGAATGGAACGCGCGCACGCCGCACGTCGCCAACCTCGCCGCCAACCGCCACGGCATGGGGCGCGAACTGTTCGCGCTGATGCGCGCGCAGGTGGGCACGGCGGAGGAGGGCGGCAGTGCGCTGTTCATCGACGAATCGGTGCACGATGCGCAGCGCGGCCTCGGCGTCCCGCCGACCGCGCGCGTCACGCCCTCGGCCGACTTCGGACTGGACCTGGCATGA